The following DNA comes from Rhodopseudomonas boonkerdii.
CGGTGGTCCTGACCGACAAGGATGGCGGCACGCTCCTGACCTACAATGTGGAAGCCCAGATCGGCGGCAAGCTCGCCCAACTCGGCCAGCGTCTGATCAACGGCTCGGCCAAGAAGATTGCCGACGAGTTCTTCGGAAATTTTGCGAAAGCCGTGCAGGGCTGAGCCTCTGTCCGGGCGCGTTGCGGCATTCCAAGCGAGGCTTCGCGGGCATGCCGCTGCATCGCGCCCCGGGACAGGATCGCATGCGATCACACTCTCTTGATGTCCGCGCAAAACGCGCAGCTGGCTGCGTTTCCCCGTGGTTGCCGAGCCAAAACTTCATCCATATGATGCGTTTGGAACGATTTTAAGAACCGGGCGGCCACGCGATGGCCTGCGCCGGCAAAGAGAGTGCATATGGCAAAAGTCTCGATGATCGTGAACGGCAGCCCCGTTACCAAGAATATCGATCCGCGCACCCTGCTGGTGCAGTTTTTGCGCGAAGAGTTGCGGCTGACCGGCACCCATGTGGGGTGCGATACCTCGCAATGCGGCGCCTGCGTCGTGCATCTCGACGGCAAGGCGGTGAAGGCTTGCACAACGCTCGCGGTGATGGCTGATGGTCATGAGGTGAAAACCATCGAAGGGCTCGCTGCCGATGGTGCGCCGCTGCATCCGATGCAGGAAGCGTTTCGCGAGAATCACGGATTGCAGTGCGGCTTCTGCACGCCCGGCATGATCATGACCGCCATCGATATCGTCCGCCGCAAGGGCCACGATCTCGACGACCATGTGATCCGCGAAGAGCTCGAAGGCAATCTCTGCCGCTGCACCGGTTATCAGAACATCGTGGCGTCGATCGCTGCGGGTGCCAAGGCGATGGAAAAATCCGATCTCGCCTGACGTTCAACGATAATCGCGAAACGCGCTTCAGGGATCTCCCATGTACGAATTCAAATATCATCGTCCGTCCACCGTGCGGCAGGCCGCGAATCTCCTCGCCAAGAATGAGGACGCAAAACTGATCGCCGGCGGCCATACGCTGGTGCCCGTCATGAAGCAGCGCCTCGCAGCGCCGCCACATCTGGTCGATCTCTCGCATATCGAAGGTATCGACGGCATCGAGATCAAAGGTCGCGTATTGGTGATCGGCGCCCTCGCCAAGCATGCAGATGTTGCAGCTTCGGCGACGGTCGCCGAAGCGATTCCCGCATTGGCCGAACTCGCCGGCCTGATCGGTGATCCCGCCGTGCGTCATAAAGGCACCATCGGCGGCTCGCTCGCCAATAACGATCCGACCGCGGACTATCCGGCGGCCGTGATGGCGATGGGCGCCACCATCGTCACCAACAAGCGCAAACTGAAGCCGGAAGAATTCTTCCAGGGCCTGTTCACCACGGCGCTGGAGCCGGATGAGATCATCACCAAGGTGTCGTTCCCGCTGCCGAAGAAGGCCGCCTACCAGAAATTCCGCAACCAGGCCTCGCGCTATGCGCTGGTTGGCGTGTTCGTTGCCAAGATGCCGTCGGCGGTGCGCGTCACCGTCACCGGCGCCGGCTCGGATGGCGTTTTCCGCGTCGAGGCGTTCGAGGAGGCGCTGAAGAAGCGTTTCTCACCGAAGGCGCTGGATGGCATTCCGGTGTCGGCGGATGGCCTCAACAGTGACTTGCACGGCAGCGCCGAGTATCGTGCACATCTGATCGGCGTGCTGGCCAAGCGCGCGGTCGAAGCCGCCAACAACCGGGCCTGATCGATCGGGCCCATCATTCTGAGATCGGGACATTCATGACTGCACCATCGGCGCTTCCCACCTCCGTCGATGGCATGCTCGATCTGCTGACCAAGCGTGGCTATTTCGCCGAACGCGCGCTGGCGACGGTGGCCTATCTGTCACTGCGCATGGGGCGGCCGCTGTTTCTCGAAGGGGAGGCCGGGGTCGGCAAGACCGAGATCGCAAAGGTGCTGTCGGCCGCGCTTGGTCGCAAGCTGATCCGCCTGCAATGCTATGAGGGGCTTGACGTCTCGTCCGCCGTCTATGAGTGGAACAGCGCCTCGCAGATGATTGCGATCCGCCTCGCGGAAGCTGCGGGCGAAAGCGACCGCGACCAGCTCGCCAGCGACATCTTTGCCGACCGCTATCTGATCAAAC
Coding sequences within:
- a CDS encoding (2Fe-2S)-binding protein → MAKVSMIVNGSPVTKNIDPRTLLVQFLREELRLTGTHVGCDTSQCGACVVHLDGKAVKACTTLAVMADGHEVKTIEGLAADGAPLHPMQEAFRENHGLQCGFCTPGMIMTAIDIVRRKGHDLDDHVIREELEGNLCRCTGYQNIVASIAAGAKAMEKSDLA
- a CDS encoding FAD binding domain-containing protein encodes the protein MYEFKYHRPSTVRQAANLLAKNEDAKLIAGGHTLVPVMKQRLAAPPHLVDLSHIEGIDGIEIKGRVLVIGALAKHADVAASATVAEAIPALAELAGLIGDPAVRHKGTIGGSLANNDPTADYPAAVMAMGATIVTNKRKLKPEEFFQGLFTTALEPDEIITKVSFPLPKKAAYQKFRNQASRYALVGVFVAKMPSAVRVTVTGAGSDGVFRVEAFEEALKKRFSPKALDGIPVSADGLNSDLHGSAEYRAHLIGVLAKRAVEAANNRA